In the genome of Planctomyces sp. SH-PL62, the window CGACGCACACGCAGACGCCGAAGAGGACGATCGTCCCCCCCAGCAGCGGCGGCACCAGCGAATGGTGGATGCGCGAGGGCCGGACGGCCTCCAGCTCCTCGATCAGGAACCCGAATCGGGCGATCAGGAAGCCGAAGCCCATCAGGCCCAGCGACGTCCGCACCCACGCCAGGTAGGTCCGCTCCGCCGCCAGGTAGACGCGGGGGTCGGCGGCCGGCTTGTTCGGCTCGATTTGCATGGGAATCCCGTGAATCGCGGCGGCCTCGGGCGGCTTCTCCTTGGCCGCGACCGCCCGCCGCCCCTTATCATCGCACGGAGCCCCCGGACGAAACACCCCGCACCGTCCCCGAGGAAGCCCCTCCATGATCGCGCCCCGACGACCCCCCGCCCTGCACCACGCGACGGCCCTGATGCTGGCCCTGGCCGTCGGCTCCATCCCTCGGGCGACGGCCGACGACGTTCCCGATGTCCGGCTGAACCAGATCCAGGTGATCGGATCGCATAACTCGTACCACGTCGAGCCGGCCCCCGGCGTGCTCGACCTGATCGCCCGGGCCAGCGCCCGGGGGGCCGAGTCGCTCCAGTACACCCACCCGCCGCTGGCCGAGCAGTTCGAGGACCGGAAGATCCGGCAGATCGAGCTGGACGTCTTCGCCGACCCCGACGGCGGCCTCTTCGCCGACCCCGCGATCCGCAAGCTGGCCGCGCTGACCGGGAAGGACGTGGGCCCCGACCCCGACCCGGACGGGTCGCTCCGCCGACCGGGCGTGAAAATCCTGCACGTCGCGGGGGTCGATTACCGCACGACGGCCCTCACGCTGATCGAGGCGTTGAGCCAGGTCCGGTCGTGGTCGCGGCTGAATCCGGGGCACGTCCCGCTCTTCATCCTGCTGGAACTGAAGACGGCCGAGGAGTCGCGGATCGCGGGCAAGCCCGTCCCGTTCGACGTCGACCGGATCGCCGAGCTGGAGGCCGAGATCCTCTCGGTCTTCCCCCGCCCGGAAATCCTGACGCCCGACGACGTTCGCGGCGATTCGGCCACGCTCCCCGAGGCGATCCGCGCGCGCGGCTGGCCGAAGCTCGACGAGGTTCGGGGCCGCGTGATCTTCGCCCTCGACAACACGGGCGCCGAGCGCGAGGCCTATCTCCAGGGCCATCCCGCACTCGCCGGCCGGCTGATGTTCGCCAGCGTCGACGAGGGGGACCCGGCCGCCGCCTGGTTCAAGATCAACGACCCGATCGGCCGGTTCGACGACATCCGACGGCTGGTCGCCGCCGGCTTCCTCGTCCGCACCCGCGCCGACGCCGACACCCGCCAGGCCCGCGACGGCTCGACCGTCATGCGCGACCGGGCCCTCGCGAGCGGCGCCCAGTTCGTCAGCACCGACTACCCCGCGGCCGACCTCCGGTTCACCGACTACCAGGTCCGACTTCCCGGCGGCGTCACGGCCCGCTCCAACCCCGTCAGCGGCGACCGGGCGTGGGACGGCTTCGACCTGGAACGCGGGCGGTGAGGCGTCGGCGACCCAGGGGTCAGCCCGTCGCGAAGGAGGCCTGGTAGCGGCCGATGAGGGCGCCGACGGCCTCGTCGCAGGCCTGGTCGCTGGTCCCTCCCCCCTGGTTGGCGGCCACGAGCATGCCGAAGTCGCGGGCCGGGGCGAGCCAGACGGTGGCGAACCACATGGTGTTGCTCCCGGAGTGGTTCAGGGCGCGGCCCCCGGCCCAGGGGCGGTCGGCGGCCATCCAGCCGCCGGCGTAGCTCGTGCCGGGGAGGGGCGTATGGAGGTCGCGATAGGTTTCCGGGCGGAGGAGCTTGGCCCCCTGGCGTTCGCCCCGCAGGTGGGCGAGGGCGAACTTGGCCCAGTCGGCGATCGTGGAGTGGACGGTTCCGGCCGGTCCCATCACCTCCGGGTTGTCGTGTCGGATCGCTTCGAGCTTGCCCCGGACGAGGTGGTGGCCGTAGGGGGCGTCGTCGTCTCGCGAGGAGCGGTCGGAGCCCGGCGGGCCGAAGCCGGCCGAGTACATGTTGAGCGGCTCGAAGACGCGAGCCCGCATCAGGTCTTCCCACGTCGCGCCGGTGACCTGCTCGGCCATGAGCCCGGCCAGGACGTAGCCGGCGTTCGAGTAGCTGTAGGCCGTCCCCGGTCGCGATTTGGGCGCGACGGAGCAGAGATCGACGAGGGCCGCGTACCGCTTCTCGGTCGGCGTCCGGCCGGGGAGGTTCCACCAGTCGCCGTCGTGGGGGAGCCCCGCGCGGTGGGTCAACAGGTGGGAGAGGGTGACGTCCCGGAAGTCCGGGTGCAGGCGGTCGGCGTACTCCGGGAAGACCGCGGCGAGGGTGCTCGACGCCGTCAGCAGCCCTTCCTCGAACAGCGTGCCGAGGAGCGTCGCCGTCATCGCCTTGGTGCAGGAGCCGAGGTGGACCAGGTCGTTGATGCGGATCGCGTCGGCCTCGTCGACCTTGCGGACGCCCGTCGCGCCGATCGAGACGACGGCCGGCCCCTTGAGGATCGCGCCGATCATTCCGGGGATCTTGTGCCGGCTTCGGACCGTCTCCAGGAGGGCGGCCGTCTGGGGGTCTTCCGGGAGCCGGACCTCCCAGGGCTCCAGAACCGGGCGAAGCGCGTTCCGTCCGGGAGTGGGGGCGACGGGCCTGCGGACGTCGCGTCGGACCGCTGACCTGGCGGGCTCCTGACCCCTCGCCCCTGACCATGCTCCCGAACCGAGCGACCCGGCGACGGTCGCCGCCATACCGGACGCCACCGACTTCAACCAATCGCGACGATGCCGCATGCTCCGCCCTCCTGATCCAACCCTCCCGCTCTGTTCGCATCGGCGGGATCGACGCTCGTTTGATCAAGCATAGATCGCAGACGAGCGACCGGCAACCGGCGCGGATCGGGATTCCGCCCGGGGTGGGCGAGTCGCATCGATCCGACGGAATAGTCGGACGCGCCGCCTCGGTTCGCGGATTCCGGTCGCGTGCGGCGTCCCGAGGCCGCCGATGTTGAGGCGAATGGACCCCGGGATCGCGCGGGCCGGACGCGGCTGCTCTGCGCGGGATCGAGCCTTTCGGCGCCGGCGGGGGGAATTGTCCCGACTTCGCGATTACAATGATCGGCCGGAATCCACCGGGGACGGGCCTCGGCCGCGATCCGGAGGCGGTCCGCCCCCGGTCGAGGTCGGCCGGGCCGGCACCCCGCCCTCCCCCGGAACCGACCTCGACCGGAGATGACGGATGGCCACGACGTCGGCCCGCCTGCGATGGGCTCTGGGACTCGCCCTGGCGCTTGCGACGCGAGTCGCCCCGGCGCAGGACCTGGAGCGCCTCAAGTACAACAACCCCGGGCTCGTCGTCGACCTGGGCGTCGGCCTCTGGGCCTGGCCCCTGCCGATGGACTTCGACGGCGACGGCGACCTCGACCTGGTGGTCAACTGTCCCGATAAGCCATACAACGGCGTTTACTTTTTCGAGAACGCCGACGGGCCGACCTCGAAGACCAAAACGCCCGTCTTCAAGCCGGGTCGGCGGATCAGCAAGGGGTTGCAGAACGTCCAGGTGAGCTACGTGGACGGCGCCCCTCGCGTCCTGTCGCCGGGGATGGAGCATCCCGACTTCCTCAAGTCCGGCCTGGAGCGCGGGGTGAAGCTCGACCTGCCGGCGAACGTCCATCCCAACAAGGTCCGGGGCAACTTCTGGCGGTACGTCGACTACGACGGCGACGGCAAGCTCGACCTCGTCGTCGGCGCCGACGACTGGACCGACTACGGCTGGGACAACGCCTACGACCCGACCGGCAAATGGACCCGAGGCCCGCTCCGCGGCTTCGTCTACGTCGCGCGAAACGTCGGTGATATCGAGAAGCCGCGATATGAAGACCCGTCCCGGGTCACGGTCGAGGGCAAGCCGCTGGAGGTCTTCGGCTGGCCCTCGCCGAACTTCGCCGACTTCGACGGCGACGGCGATCTGGACATCCTCTGCGGCGAGTTCCTCGACGGCTTCACCTACTTCGAGAACGTCGGCTCGCGGACCAGGCCCGAATACG includes:
- a CDS encoding phosphatidylinositol-specific phospholipase C1-like protein, whose product is MIAPRRPPALHHATALMLALAVGSIPRATADDVPDVRLNQIQVIGSHNSYHVEPAPGVLDLIARASARGAESLQYTHPPLAEQFEDRKIRQIELDVFADPDGGLFADPAIRKLAALTGKDVGPDPDPDGSLRRPGVKILHVAGVDYRTTALTLIEALSQVRSWSRLNPGHVPLFILLELKTAEESRIAGKPVPFDVDRIAELEAEILSVFPRPEILTPDDVRGDSATLPEAIRARGWPKLDEVRGRVIFALDNTGAEREAYLQGHPALAGRLMFASVDEGDPAAAWFKINDPIGRFDDIRRLVAAGFLVRTRADADTRQARDGSTVMRDRALASGAQFVSTDYPAADLRFTDYQVRLPGGVTARSNPVSGDRAWDGFDLERGR
- a CDS encoding serine hydrolase domain-containing protein; this translates as MRHRRDWLKSVASGMAATVAGSLGSGAWSGARGQEPARSAVRRDVRRPVAPTPGRNALRPVLEPWEVRLPEDPQTAALLETVRSRHKIPGMIGAILKGPAVVSIGATGVRKVDEADAIRINDLVHLGSCTKAMTATLLGTLFEEGLLTASSTLAAVFPEYADRLHPDFRDVTLSHLLTHRAGLPHDGDWWNLPGRTPTEKRYAALVDLCSVAPKSRPGTAYSYSNAGYVLAGLMAEQVTGATWEDLMRARVFEPLNMYSAGFGPPGSDRSSRDDDAPYGHHLVRGKLEAIRHDNPEVMGPAGTVHSTIADWAKFALAHLRGERQGAKLLRPETYRDLHTPLPGTSYAGGWMAADRPWAGGRALNHSGSNTMWFATVWLAPARDFGMLVAANQGGGTSDQACDEAVGALIGRYQASFATG
- a CDS encoding YidH family protein, producing MQIEPNKPAADPRVYLAAERTYLAWVRTSLGLMGFGFLIARFGFLIEELEAVRPSRIHHSLVPPLLGGTIVLFGVCVCVVAAFRHRAYVEALRGGDPNPELHLRTPLVVAWVLALAGLAMTFVILTS